A stretch of Oryza brachyantha chromosome 4, ObraRS2, whole genome shotgun sequence DNA encodes these proteins:
- the LOC121054148 gene encoding uncharacterized protein LOC121054148: protein MASEILDEWALRIVVLVSFVLQVVLFLFAGVRRRRSCDVRRTFVWISYQLAEHIAKYGLGLFKLSCPDPERQQVVALWAPLLLLHLSGPDTIAAYALEDNNLGRRRLGEGFLPQVVAVAYILSASFPEGCCSCTGNYLHPTAWLLFAVAFVKNLERLWALDCGTLGSIRDTVRKQKRDKNGSSQPGVVCKRQCQDPDDLLLYAHSQFPLCRAALVDSSWVDMDMDTSQSDAAGETIFSDEWGWKEKFTVFQMELSLLYDIIYTKARVIHTWYGYCIRLVSPVATFVALLLFHLSDSSGCTGGAPRADVGITCFLLVGANVFDAVPLVTAAGSSWAYAVLVSRRPRCQWLYHRAVCSGKWHRLRRWLVRLRRLLNVDGRRNWSGAIGQHNLLQLSKKNHSSTCTCTCTTVHIPEHVMELVFKNMVAIILRLPDSDDADCGTEHSSSNSCCMQIVDPGDICGQPTQEISSCCTVSPDLPVDSQRSTIKADRGQLALLNHGLTQYLERYIRDEIQEQILIWHIATDIYLAKNAERDDASSQLVEAVKLVSNYIMFLLVERPSMVPGLALLRQYEATRDELLQKNTDGHKDADNHGRCLVTMKNMSSNNVSSGDRDRSALPLASRLASKLLKKPVKVKFLFDMWMEMLLFVSHRCSSEAHAKQLSKGGELTTIVWLMAKQAGKFYTDKRISGEDQDDGSDEEQNDPSETFFSNLENLEAYAWVHNSKDPIDGIDRKSNQYRADVHQENNKLNQQRFAAGETGTNSKSVEIVLRNQ, encoded by the exons TCCTTGTCAGTTTCGTTCTGCAGGTAGTCCTATTCTTGTTTGCAGGggtccggcggcgccgctcctGCGACGTCCGGCGAACTTTCGTCTGGATATCGTATCAGCTGGCTGAGCACATCGCGAAGTACGGCCTAGGCCTATTCAAGCTCAGCTGCCCGGACccggagcggcagcaggtggTCGCACTCTGGGCGCCGCTACTGCTGCTCCACCTCAGCGGCCCGGACACCATCGCCGCCTACGCCCTCGAGGACAACAACCTGGGGCGACGCCGGCTGGGGGAGGGTTTCCTCCCGCAGGTTGTCGCCGTCGCATATATTCTGTCGGCATCATTCCCAGAAGGATGCTGCAGCTGCACGGGGAACTACCTTCACCCGACGGCGTGGCTCTTGTTCGCCGTCGCCTTTGTCAAGAACTTAGAAAGGTTATGGGCGCTGGATTGCGGAACACTTGGGAGCATCCGCGACACCGTCAGGAAGCAGAAGCGCGACAAGAATGGATCTTCTCAACCTGGAGTAGTATGCAAGAGACAGTGCCAAGATCCCGATGATCTCCTGCTGTATGCTCACTCCCAGTTCCCGTTGTGCCGGGCCGCCCTGGTCGACTCCTCCTGGGTGGACATGGACATGGATACATCTCAATCTGACGCTGCTGGCGAGACGATATTTTCGGACGAATGGGGCTGGAAGGAGAAGTTCACGGTGTTCCAGATGGAGCTCTCCCTGCTGTACGACATCATCTACACCAAGGCGCGTGTTATCCACACCTGGTATGGCTACTGCATCCGTCTGGTTTCGCCGGTGGCCACCTTCGTAGCGTTGCTGCTGTTCCATCTCAGCGATAGCAGCGGCTGCACTGGAGGTGCACCACGAGCTGACGTCGGCATCACCTGCTTCTTGCTGGTTGGTGCAAACGTATTCGACGCAGTGCCGCTGGTGACAGCGGCCGGGTCGAGCTGGGCGTACGCTGTCCTGGTCAGCAGAAGGCCGAGATGTCAGTGGCTCTACCATAGAGCGGTTTGCAGTGGGAAATGGcaccgccttcgccgctggcTGGTGCGTCTCCGCCGGCTTCTCAACGTGGACGGCAGGAGAAACTGGTCAGGCGCCATTGGGCAGCACAACCTGTTGCAGCTGTCAAAGAAGAACCACTCCAGTACCTGTACCTGTACCTGTACCACAGTGCATATTCCTGAGCATGTCATGGAGTTAGTGTTCAAGAACATGGTGGCAATCATTCTGAGGTTACCAGACTCGGATGACGCCGACTGTGGTACCGAGCACAGTTCATCCAATTCTTGCTGCATGCAGATCGTCGACCCAGGTGACATCTGTGGACAGCCGACCCAGGAGATCAGTAGTTGCTGCACGGTGTCGCCGGATTTGCCCGTCGACTCTCAGCGCAGCACGATCAAGGCAGACAGGGGACAGCTCGCCCTGCTTAACCACGGGCTGACCCAATATCTCGAACGGTACATCCGCGACGAGATCCAGGAGCAAATCCTCATCTGGCATATCGCCACGGACATCTACCTCGCCAAGAATGCTGAAAGAGACGACGCCTCCTCGCAACTCGTGGAAGCAGTCAAGCTTGTGTCCAACTACATTATGTTCCTCCTGGTGGAAAGGCCATCCATGGTACCTGGCCTCGCCCTTCTCAGGCAGTACGAAGCAACCCGGGATGAGTTGCTCCAGAAGAACACGGATGGCCATAAAGATGCAGATAATCATGGCAGATGTCTGGTTACGATGAAGAACATGTCCAGCAACAATGTTTCCAGTGGTGATCGTGATCGGAGTGCACTGCCACTTGCCAGCAGGCTTGCTAGCAAGCTGCTCAAGAAGCCAGTCAaggtaaaatttttgtttgacaTGTGGATGGAGATGTTGCTGTTCGTGAGTCACCGGTGCAGTAGTGAGGCCCACGCCAAGCAGCTCAGCAAAGGTGGCGAGCTGACGACCATCGTGTGGCTTATGGCGAAACAAGCTGGCAAATTCTACACGGACAAAAGGATCAGTGGGGAAGACCAAGACGATGGATCAGACGAAGAACAGAATGATCCTTCGGAGACCTTTTTTAGTAACCTTGAAAACCTTGAG GCTTATGCTTGGGTGCATAACTCAAAGGACCCGATTGATGGAATCGACAGGAAGTCAAATCAGTACCGGGCAGATGTTCATcaagaaaacaacaaattaaaccaACAGAGGTTTGCCGCAGGAGAAACTGGAACCAACTCAAAATCTGTTGAGATCGTGTTAAGAAACCAGTAA
- the LOC102717334 gene encoding trichohyalin-like — MGDMKHTKLKIRCASRKEIQDAIHHDVPGLQNHKYSSDGSSLIVEIGGHVDVGKLYERLKKIAYSVKIESVVPGDLKAEMEDLESRLRRKREENKSLKEQAMAAEEETQRLKRDKEYLNSKLDKKRAEIKSFDENLKSVKREKEYLSSKLERKREDNTRLEEENKKLQRKIKELEQIHKEWTSGTLTRLDRFEYLDLNHHGVHHRVRKEVHRREFHLHQEVRQQGNLRLEGGHRRN; from the exons ATG GGCGACATGAAGCACACGAAGCTGAAAATTCGGTGCGCGAGCCGCAAAGAGATCCAAGATGCAATTCATCACGATGTCCCAG GTCTCCAGAATCATAAGTACAGTTCAGATGGCAGCAGCTTGATTGTGGAAATAGGTGGACATGTGGATGTGGGGAAGCTCTATGAACGTCTGAAGAAGATAGCATACAGTGTCAAGATTGAATCCGTTGTCCCG GGCGATTTAAAGGCAGAAATGGAAGATCTCGAGTCAAGACtgaggagaaaaagagaggaaaacaAGTCTCTCAAGGAGCAAGCCATGGCTGCCGAGGAAGAAACCCAAAGACTGAAGAGGGACAAGGAGTATCTCAACTCAAAGCTCGACAAAAAGAGGGCAGAGATCAAATCATTCGACGAAAACCTGAAAAGCGTGAAGAGGGAGAAGGAATACCTCAGCTCGAAGCTGGAAAGAAAGAGGGAAGATAACACACGCCTCGaggaagaaaacaagaaattgCAACGAAAAATCAAGGAGCTCGAGCAAATTCACAAG GAATGGACATCTGGCACTTTAACTAGGTTGGATAGATTCGAGTATTTGGATCTGAATCATCATGGGGTGCATCACAGGGTGCGTAAGGAGGTGCACAGGCGTGAATTTCATCTCCATCAGGAGGTGCGTCAGCAGGGCAATCTCAGGCTGGAAGGTGGCCACCGAAGAAATTGA